The DNA region TTCCAATTGGTTGTATATCAATGTATTTAGCTATGCTTCTGCCTATATTGGATCTTTTTTACAAGCCGCATTATTCATGTTTATTATTTGGTTGATCTGTCGCTTGCTTGATCGAAAAGGAGATTATCTTACTTTGTAAATGCTTTGTTTTTGGTGATATAATGTCGCGCTCCACGAACAAGCATCAGACTTTTACGCAAATTTTGTTTCAATTGTAATTTGACAATTTGCCCCATCGTTTTTGCTTTTAAGAAACTCGTTATTTTGAAATGATCCGCCAATTGGACTTTTAATTGGTCAATTTTTTCCTGTGGTGCCAATTTCTCATGAATCATTACATCCAATAATTCTTTGATCTGATACCGCTCTGTTATAATACGAAATACAATTCTGGCACGTTCTTCCGCTTGATATTGGGCTAAAGATTCTTGGTTAAATTCTTCTAATGCCATATTTACAATCTGCTGATTTTCAATAAAGAACTGAGGCAAATACATATTTTTTCGCCCTTCATAAGATTGCTGGTCAAAGTCAATTGCTCTGATACGATATTGTACGCCATCGATGTCGGGAGGCATTTCCACAACATAATTATACGAACGCATATCACCTAAAAGACGTACAAAACAGCGTTCGTTAAACTTGACAAACTCTTTCAAAAAACGCAAGGGATTGGGCATCGTGGGCAAAATATCGCGTACGAAAATGTCACCTGGAATGCCTGGAATATGCTCTTCGATTAAAGTTTGTCCATTGGTAAAATAATTTAACCGATTGGGTGAAAGTAAATGCTCTAATTCCAAACCGTAAATACGGCTGGCATCTGCTTTTTTTACATAGAAATGATCGTAATTGGCATTATACTTATTGATAATCCGTACACGGAATGGTTGACTATTTCCAAAACCGCAAAACTCTATTTGTGCCACTTCCAAATGATTGGCAAAACTCAAATCTCCTTCCGTCTTCAAAATCGCATAGCATTTAACCAGACCATCATTGATGTATTCCCATTCTCGTAAGTCATAAGATACTTTTTCCCAATGTGTATCAATTCCATTTTCATCAAAAATGGGCAGCGCATATGTGAAATGCAGTAAATCATCGTAACTAATAGAAAGGTCTACTTCGCGACCATATTTAATTAAATAATCACGCAACCTATTTTCAATCGGATAGGGAATTTTTTTCTTAGAAGGTTTGTTGAGCTCGCCAGAATCCAGTGTATTCATATCAATCGTTATTGAACCGTATTGTTATTTTTTTGTACGCAAAGATAGAATGTATTTTGCCATAGCAGTACCATCTTGGGGTGTAAGATTGGGGTGTGGCGTCATGACTTGCGTACCGTATATCCCGCTGCTACCCATTTTGATACTTTGGTATAAGTTGTTGATATTTCCTTCATTCGTTTCGTATTTATTGGCAATCGTAACGAATGCGGGACCGACCAATTTCTCATTTATTTTGTGGCAAGTGAGACAGTCATTGGACGTTACCAGATTTGCACCTTCTTTATATTCTGCTGGAACGTCGTTACCTGCTGTATTAATTAATTGATTGGTAGATTTAGTACTGTCGTCGACTTTATTTCCTTTCGCGTTGCTATTTACTCCGTTGCACGCCATAATGGAAACACAAGCACAAAAAATGGCGAAACTGATAATACGTTTTTTCATGGGATTATAAAATTTTACAATTCTATGATAAAGTACAACAATTTCGCCAAATCGACCTAAATGATCTAAAAATTTTATTGTAATTGAGACAACGCTTTTTCTAATAAATCAAACATGGTATCTAATTCGTCCATTTTACAAGTCCCTACGCTGATGCGGTACCAAGGAGAATTGGCATCCGAGCCAAAGGCAGAGAAAGGAACGATCGCTAATTTCGCTTGATCTAATATGTAATTGGTAACATCTTCTTGCGTTGCTAATATTTTTCCGTCAAATGATTTTCCTACTAAGTCCAATTTTACAGTTAAATAAATTGCTGCTTGAGGATCAACTGCATCAACATTGTAACCTTTGGCTTTCAAATCTTGAAATCCTTTCGCCAATGCGTTTAAACGATCTTCAATTGCTGATTTGAATGAGGCAAACCAAGTGTCAATTGCGGAGTCATTTTTCAAATATTCTGCTACGGCTTGTTGCTCTGCCATCGGTGCCCAAGCTCCAATATGTGTCAACAAACTTTTCATTTTGCTAATCAAAACTTCTGGACCACAAGACCAGCCAACACGCACGCCCGTAGATGCAAATGATTTGGAAATACCATCTACAAAAACGGTATATTCTTTCATTTTTGGATCTATGTGAATCGGCGTAAGATGTTTTGTTTTTCCAAATGTCAAAGTCCAGTACATCTGATCAAAAAGCACAAATAATTTTTTTTCGTCTTCTGCACGGCGCGCATTTTCTTCCAATACCATTTCACAAATCGCTTTCAATTCACTTTCAGGTAAGGTTGTTCCTGTTGGATTTTGTGGCGTACAAAGACAAATTAATCTTGCTTCTTGGATAAATGGACGAATAGCTTCCGCTTTTGGCATGAAATCATCTTCTGGAAAAGTTTCAATCAAGCAATGTTCTGCGCCGGTGATGTTACAATAGTGATTATT from Rhizosphaericola mali includes:
- a CDS encoding c-type cytochrome, translated to MKKRIISFAIFCACVSIMACNGVNSNAKGNKVDDSTKSTNQLINTAGNDVPAEYKEGANLVTSNDCLTCHKINEKLVGPAFVTIANKYETNEGNINNLYQSIKMGSSGIYGTQVMTPHPNLTPQDGTAMAKYILSLRTKK
- a CDS encoding pyridoxal phosphate-dependent aminotransferase; its protein translation is MKFSHLAESMQGSEIVKLGNAINVRKAQGEKIFNFTIGDFDPSIFPIPTELEKLILEKYQAHFTNYPPGDGVLELRKSVSQFLATREGLDYNTNEIMIASGGRPIIFTVFESLVDKGDKVIYAAPSWNNNHYCNITGAEHCLIETFPEDDFMPKAEAIRPFIQEARLICLCTPQNPTGTTLPESELKAICEMVLEENARRAEDEKKLFVLFDQMYWTLTFGKTKHLTPIHIDPKMKEYTVFVDGISKSFASTGVRVGWSCGPEVLISKMKSLLTHIGAWAPMAEQQAVAEYLKNDSAIDTWFASFKSAIEDRLNALAKGFQDLKAKGYNVDAVDPQAAIYLTVKLDLVGKSFDGKILATQEDVTNYILDQAKLAIVPFSAFGSDANSPWYRISVGTCKMDELDTMFDLLEKALSQLQ